The proteins below come from a single Polynucleobacter sp. MWH-UH23A genomic window:
- a CDS encoding OsmC domain/YcaO domain-containing protein, which produces MEIKVNFLDKLRLEAKFDDFTVIADQPIRYKGDGSAPGPFDYFLASSALCAAYFVKLYCDTRNISTENIRLSQNNIIDPDNRYQQIFKIQVELPEYISAIDRQGILRSIERCTVKKVVQAGPEFVIEEVKNLDAYAQTLLNLKPAADTNTFIIGKDLPLEQTIANMSKVLADLGIKIEIASWRNLIPNVWSLHIRDAHSQMCFTNGKGSTKESALASALGEYIERLSNNHFYAGAYWGEEVANKDFVHYPNERWFKPGNKDALPPEILDEYCLNIFDPDGELLGSHLIDTNSGNVERGICCLPYVRQSDGKTIYFPTNLIENLYVSNGMSAGNTLAEAQVQCLSEIFERAVKREILEGEIALPDVPREVLEKYPSILAGIQGLEEQGFPVLVKDASLGGVYPVMCVTLMNPRTGGVFASFGAHPSLEVALERSLTELLQGRSLEGLNDLPPPTFVSEAVAEPNNFVEHFIDSSGIVSWRFFSAKADYQFVEWDFSGHGENSNAQEAATLFNILKNMGKEAYVAVYDQLGAIACRILVPGYSEVYPVEDLVWDNTNKALLFRHDILNLHSLSDAKLSALLDRLENNELDEYGDIATLIGIEFDENTPWGQLTVLELKLLIQLALKNFAEAQELVGAFLQYNDNTVDRKLFYQALNAVLEIVLNEDLALEDYETNLRRMFGNERMDAVLGSVNGLVRFYGLTPTSIKLEGLDRHHRLLDSYKKLHAARSRASNTAS; this is translated from the coding sequence ATGGAAATTAAGGTCAATTTTCTCGACAAGCTTCGTCTAGAAGCTAAGTTCGATGACTTCACGGTGATTGCTGACCAGCCTATACGCTATAAGGGTGATGGCTCAGCACCAGGACCATTCGATTATTTTTTGGCATCTTCTGCTTTATGTGCGGCGTACTTTGTGAAGCTGTATTGTGATACGCGCAATATCTCTACTGAAAATATTCGCCTCTCACAAAATAATATAATTGACCCCGACAATCGCTATCAACAGATCTTCAAAATCCAAGTTGAACTACCTGAATATATTTCTGCAATAGATCGTCAAGGAATTTTGCGGTCTATTGAGCGCTGCACTGTTAAGAAAGTGGTCCAGGCCGGCCCAGAGTTTGTCATTGAAGAGGTGAAAAACTTAGATGCTTATGCTCAGACCCTATTGAACTTAAAGCCCGCTGCCGATACAAACACTTTTATTATCGGCAAAGATTTGCCACTAGAGCAAACCATTGCCAATATGTCTAAAGTGTTAGCCGATCTGGGAATTAAGATAGAGATTGCTTCCTGGCGCAACCTTATTCCAAACGTATGGTCATTGCATATCCGTGATGCACATTCGCAAATGTGTTTTACCAATGGCAAGGGGTCAACAAAAGAGAGTGCTCTAGCCTCAGCTTTGGGCGAATATATTGAGAGACTTAGCAATAACCATTTTTATGCTGGCGCATACTGGGGCGAAGAAGTCGCCAACAAAGATTTTGTCCACTACCCAAATGAACGCTGGTTCAAGCCGGGCAATAAAGATGCCTTGCCACCAGAAATTCTGGATGAGTATTGCCTAAACATTTTTGATCCAGACGGTGAGTTGCTTGGTTCGCATTTGATTGATACAAATTCTGGAAATGTCGAACGAGGCATATGTTGTTTGCCCTATGTTCGGCAATCAGATGGCAAGACAATTTATTTTCCGACAAACTTAATTGAGAACCTTTACGTAAGCAATGGGATGAGCGCGGGAAACACTTTGGCTGAAGCGCAAGTGCAATGCCTCTCAGAAATATTCGAGCGTGCAGTCAAAAGAGAAATCCTAGAGGGTGAAATTGCGTTGCCTGACGTGCCGCGAGAAGTGCTTGAAAAGTATCCAAGTATCTTAGCGGGCATTCAGGGTCTAGAAGAGCAAGGATTTCCGGTCTTGGTAAAGGATGCGTCACTTGGGGGTGTTTATCCAGTAATGTGCGTTACCTTGATGAATCCTCGAACCGGCGGTGTATTTGCCTCCTTTGGGGCCCACCCAAGCTTGGAGGTTGCGTTAGAGCGAAGCTTAACTGAATTGCTTCAGGGTCGAAGTTTGGAGGGTTTGAATGATTTGCCCCCGCCCACTTTTGTAAGTGAGGCAGTAGCTGAGCCCAATAACTTTGTTGAGCACTTTATTGATTCAAGTGGAATAGTGTCGTGGCGCTTTTTTAGTGCGAAGGCCGATTATCAATTTGTCGAATGGGATTTTTCAGGTCACGGTGAAAATTCCAATGCGCAGGAGGCGGCAACATTATTTAACATTCTTAAAAACATGGGCAAAGAAGCTTATGTTGCTGTGTATGATCAATTGGGCGCCATCGCTTGCCGAATTCTCGTGCCCGGCTATTCCGAGGTCTATCCAGTAGAAGATCTGGTATGGGATAACACAAACAAAGCATTGCTATTCCGTCACGATATTTTGAATTTACATTCACTAAGCGATGCAAAACTCAGTGCATTGCTTGATCGACTAGAGAATAACGAGCTTGATGAGTATGGAGATATTGCAACGCTGATTGGTATTGAGTTTGATGAGAATACGCCTTGGGGTCAGCTAACAGTATTGGAGTTAAAGCTATTAATTCAATTAGCACTTAAAAATTTCGCTGAAGCCCAAGAATTGGTAGGCGCTTTTCTTCAATACAACGACAACACGGTTGATCGCAAATTGTTTTATCAGGCGCTCAATGCGGTTCTGGAGATTGTTCTGAATGAGGATTTAGCGCTCGAAGACTACGAGACAAACCTTCGCAGAATGTTTGGCAATGAGCGTATGGATGCAGTACTGGGTTCGGTAAATGGCTTGGTGCGCTTTTATGGATTGACCCCAACCAGCATCAAGCTAGAGGGCCTTGACCGGCATCACCGCTTGCTTGACAGCTATAAGAAATTACACGCAGCCCGCTCAAGGGCATCAAACACTGCTAGCTAG
- a CDS encoding response regulator — protein MASILVVDDEMGIRELLNEILTDEGHTVYAAESAIQARTIREQMRPDLVLLDIWMPDTDGITLLKEWSKTGQLTMPVVMMSGHATIDTAVEATRIGALNFLEKPIALQKLLKTVSKALESSPKHIEPVEEKTLATGMSVSTATKPSATEPAAAPLEGEYISGIAKTYFDLPLREARDLFEKAYFEHQMQIMGGSMTKISEYTGLERTHLYRKLKALGIDTSRNKGEQ, from the coding sequence ATGGCGAGTATTTTGGTTGTTGATGATGAGATGGGAATTCGTGAGCTTCTCAATGAGATCCTCACAGATGAGGGCCATACTGTGTATGCCGCCGAGAGTGCCATACAGGCACGCACTATCCGCGAACAGATGCGACCCGATTTAGTCTTGTTAGACATTTGGATGCCAGACACTGACGGCATTACTTTACTTAAAGAGTGGTCTAAGACAGGTCAACTGACAATGCCCGTGGTGATGATGTCAGGCCATGCAACGATTGATACTGCTGTAGAGGCAACTCGTATTGGCGCATTAAACTTTTTAGAAAAGCCAATTGCCTTACAAAAGCTATTAAAGACAGTAAGCAAGGCACTAGAGAGCTCGCCAAAACACATTGAGCCAGTAGAAGAAAAAACGCTGGCTACCGGAATGTCAGTTAGCACAGCTACAAAACCTTCTGCTACTGAGCCAGCGGCTGCACCTCTTGAGGGCGAGTATATCAGCGGAATTGCAAAGACCTATTTTGATTTACCTCTGAGAGAAGCTCGCGATTTGTTTGAGAAAGCATACTTTGAGCATCAAATGCAAATTATGGGTGGCAGTATGACCAAGATTTCAGAATACACAGGTCTAGAGAGAACTCACCTATATCGCAAGTTGAAAGCTCTCGGTATTGATACATCTCGCAATAAGGGCGAACAATAA
- a CDS encoding ATP-binding protein, with protein sequence MRGSFAPHQPSFFDSKLWRKKILPGAIGLIGVFALLLLVLLSLASSNTEFFDRYFIWLYAANLIIGASLILVILVLGIVIAVRWHRGHFGTRLIAKLAMIFALVGIVPGLILYGVSLQFVSRSIETWFDVQVESALNSGLELGRVTLRVAQEEILGEGNFIAEQIAQVPSGTSSEQVGAMVMKIRNQFGIQEVSLFNMQRNLIFSSELKSKKYLPAPGTDIIAEAFKKKGITFLDQVEMDGSQRGYRVRAIIPVIRNKALLSKGAEDKYFLQLVRYIPMPLAKNIYAVESAYSEYQEKSLGRAGLRKMFVGTLTLTLFFALFVAVTLALLLGRQLARPLLMLLKGTQAVAQGDLSPKPELDTGDELGMLTRQFNVMTKQLADTRTSLQESKAFLEKVLGSLTAGVCIFDRNYNVVSSNAGADRIFAQDLTLLDGKPLSSNPALVDFEEAIKEGFATMKLAVAEGGPENTTAPIWQKQIQLHTSNEYENELGVTLFVRGTQLTADLRMVVFDDITDVVSAQRSIAWSEVARRLAHEIKNPLTPIQLSAERLQHKLAGKLSSEQEEMINRSTETIISQVQAMKEMVNDFRDFAKTPSPQLKPVSINTLTSEILGLYEGSPIRTHLDTRCPSIMGDPTQLRQVIHNLLQNAQDSTLEGSRQAEPVEVKTELVSYGEQSGVTQNAVRLTISDSGVGFPAKILARAFEPYVTTKTKGTGLGLAVVKKIIDDHGAKIEIRNRMQGEEVVGAQVSILFMNLAKEAA encoded by the coding sequence ATGAGAGGATCTTTTGCACCACATCAGCCAAGCTTTTTTGATTCAAAGCTATGGCGTAAAAAAATACTACCCGGAGCGATAGGTCTTATTGGTGTTTTTGCTCTTTTGTTGCTGGTATTGCTCTCCCTTGCTTCCTCTAATACCGAATTCTTTGACCGTTACTTCATATGGCTCTACGCAGCCAATTTAATTATTGGCGCCTCTTTAATTCTGGTTATCTTGGTACTTGGCATTGTGATTGCGGTGCGTTGGCATCGCGGTCATTTTGGAACGCGCCTCATTGCAAAGCTGGCCATGATTTTTGCCTTAGTGGGGATTGTTCCGGGCTTAATTTTGTATGGCGTGTCGCTTCAGTTCGTGTCGCGAAGTATTGAGACTTGGTTTGACGTGCAAGTTGAGTCAGCCTTGAATTCAGGCCTAGAGTTGGGCCGCGTCACTTTACGCGTTGCGCAGGAAGAGATTCTTGGCGAAGGTAACTTTATTGCTGAACAAATTGCTCAAGTGCCATCGGGTACAAGCTCTGAGCAAGTTGGCGCCATGGTCATGAAGATCCGCAATCAATTTGGTATTCAAGAGGTTAGCCTCTTTAATATGCAGCGCAATTTAATATTTTCAAGCGAATTAAAGTCGAAAAAATATTTGCCTGCACCAGGTACAGACATCATCGCTGAGGCATTTAAAAAGAAAGGGATTACCTTTTTAGACCAGGTGGAGATGGACGGTAGTCAACGGGGTTATCGTGTGCGGGCAATCATTCCCGTGATCCGAAACAAAGCTTTGCTTAGCAAGGGCGCAGAAGATAAATATTTTTTACAGTTGGTGCGATACATCCCAATGCCGCTAGCAAAAAATATTTATGCGGTTGAATCTGCTTATAGCGAGTATCAGGAGAAATCATTAGGGCGCGCTGGCTTGCGAAAGATGTTTGTGGGCACCTTAACGCTCACTTTGTTTTTTGCACTTTTTGTCGCCGTCACTTTGGCCTTGCTATTGGGTCGTCAGCTCGCTAGACCATTATTAATGCTGCTCAAAGGTACACAAGCTGTTGCACAGGGCGATCTATCTCCTAAGCCAGAGCTGGACACCGGCGATGAACTAGGAATGCTAACCAGACAATTTAATGTTATGACCAAGCAATTGGCTGACACTCGCACGTCCTTGCAAGAGTCCAAGGCCTTCTTGGAAAAGGTATTGGGAAGTCTTACGGCGGGTGTTTGCATTTTTGACAGGAATTACAACGTTGTTTCTAGCAATGCGGGCGCTGACAGAATCTTTGCCCAAGATCTAACCTTGCTTGATGGAAAGCCTTTGAGTAGCAATCCCGCTCTCGTTGACTTTGAGGAAGCCATTAAAGAAGGCTTTGCTACTATGAAGCTTGCTGTTGCCGAAGGTGGCCCAGAAAATACAACGGCACCTATTTGGCAAAAGCAAATTCAGCTTCATACAAGCAATGAATATGAAAATGAATTGGGTGTAACTTTGTTCGTTCGTGGCACCCAATTAACTGCAGACCTTCGCATGGTGGTGTTTGATGACATCACAGACGTGGTCAGCGCCCAAAGATCGATTGCTTGGAGTGAGGTTGCTCGACGCTTGGCTCATGAGATTAAAAATCCACTGACCCCCATTCAACTTTCGGCCGAAAGATTGCAACATAAATTAGCCGGCAAACTCAGTTCTGAGCAAGAAGAGATGATCAATCGCAGTACTGAAACTATTATTAGTCAGGTACAGGCGATGAAGGAGATGGTCAATGATTTCCGTGATTTTGCAAAAACACCAAGTCCCCAACTAAAGCCCGTTTCTATCAACACGCTTACCTCAGAAATATTAGGGCTTTATGAAGGAAGCCCAATACGCACACATCTTGATACCCGTTGCCCTAGCATCATGGGAGATCCGACACAGCTCAGACAAGTTATTCATAACTTGCTCCAGAATGCGCAAGACTCGACTTTGGAGGGCAGTAGGCAGGCTGAGCCGGTGGAGGTTAAAACCGAGTTGGTATCTTATGGAGAGCAAAGTGGCGTCACACAAAATGCAGTTCGTTTAACAATAAGTGATAGTGGCGTTGGATTTCCAGCTAAGATATTGGCAAGAGCGTTTGAACCTTACGTTACTACAAAGACTAAGGGTACAGGCTTAGGATTGGCTGTAGTTAAAAAGATTATTGATGATCACGGTGCCAAAATAGAGATTCGGAATCGTATGCAGGGAGAAGAAGTGGTTGGTGCGCAAGTATCCATTTTGTTTATGAACTTAGCAAAAGAGGCTGCCTAA
- a CDS encoding DUF4390 domain-containing protein, translated as MSQRIKQFILFGLMALSLFSTAVNAEGIKIKSFELEKVDSDWVLSAAFQIELSPGLEDAVQKGVVLYFQTDFDLVRSRWYWFDEKAIVTQRQTRLSYQPLTQQYRIASEGLTFSARTISEALQAVGSIGGWRVIDSNQIDPSKSYSVGLRMSLDLSKLPKPFQVNALNNREWNVSSEWLHFPFSASSTSPIKR; from the coding sequence ATGAGCCAAAGAATTAAGCAATTCATCCTTTTCGGCTTGATGGCGTTGAGTCTGTTCTCAACAGCCGTTAATGCTGAAGGCATCAAAATTAAATCCTTTGAATTAGAAAAGGTGGACAGCGATTGGGTATTAAGTGCCGCCTTCCAAATCGAACTATCTCCAGGTTTGGAAGATGCAGTGCAAAAAGGCGTAGTTTTGTATTTTCAAACCGATTTTGATTTAGTGCGATCTCGTTGGTATTGGTTTGATGAGAAGGCTATAGTCACGCAAAGACAAACACGTCTGTCATATCAGCCCTTAACTCAGCAATATCGAATTGCTTCTGAAGGATTAACATTTTCGGCTAGAACAATTTCTGAGGCGTTGCAGGCGGTCGGAAGTATTGGCGGTTGGCGAGTAATTGATAGCAATCAAATTGACCCTAGTAAATCCTATAGTGTTGGCTTGCGAATGAGTTTAGATTTAAGCAAGCTTCCAAAACCATTTCAAGTAAATGCGCTGAATAATCGAGAGTGGAATGTTTCAAGCGAGTGGTTGCATTTTCCATTTTCAGCAAGTAGTACAAGCCCAATTAAGCGATAG
- the rsmB gene encoding 16S rRNA (cytosine(967)-C(5))-methyltransferase RsmB yields the protein MEDQKSPLNLPLSEAITISAQAIGEVMNGRSLTEVLDQLDAHERPIVQSLSFNALRKWVRSQELIKQFIPKAPPPEVAHLLSVAISLFLQEDAEGKGYASHTIVDQSVRACAEYDKTVYAKGLVNAVLRKVSLATQTSEYPPDPIPMFVPPWWRANLKRNYSKQWQSILFAQAKRAPLILRVNQKQYSREQYQSLLDDAGIASSAIESLAGFALPNALLIPNPVPVSNLPGFYSGAVSVQDSGAQLAASLLIPNPSDLILDACSAPGGKTAHLLELADCQMLALEIDEMRIGKINGNLDRLRLQSEKVKVLQGDASKSSWWDGILFDKILLDAPCSASGIVARHPDIPFLRRQSDIAALQKKQREILTQAWQMLKPEGLLLYVTCSVFPEEGEDQAVWFAQQHANALRLDAPGQLLPTEVNDGFYYALFKKNGR from the coding sequence TTGGAAGATCAAAAATCCCCGCTCAATCTCCCTTTGTCTGAAGCAATTACGATTTCAGCGCAGGCGATTGGTGAGGTCATGAATGGCAGATCTTTAACAGAGGTGTTAGATCAGCTAGATGCGCATGAAAGGCCGATTGTGCAGAGCCTTAGCTTCAATGCGCTTCGCAAGTGGGTTCGCTCACAGGAGTTGATCAAGCAATTTATTCCTAAAGCTCCCCCGCCTGAGGTTGCTCATTTATTGAGTGTTGCCATTTCCCTTTTTCTCCAAGAAGATGCTGAGGGCAAAGGTTATGCCAGTCATACGATTGTTGATCAGTCGGTTAGGGCTTGCGCAGAGTATGACAAGACGGTGTATGCCAAAGGCTTGGTAAATGCGGTATTGCGCAAAGTAAGCCTTGCAACACAAACCTCGGAATATCCTCCCGACCCTATTCCCATGTTCGTCCCTCCTTGGTGGCGAGCAAACCTCAAGCGTAACTATTCCAAGCAATGGCAATCTATTTTGTTTGCTCAAGCAAAGCGTGCGCCGCTCATCTTGCGAGTGAACCAAAAACAATATTCTCGAGAGCAGTATCAATCGCTATTAGATGATGCTGGTATTGCCTCATCTGCAATTGAATCTCTGGCGGGTTTTGCATTGCCGAACGCGCTATTGATTCCTAATCCTGTGCCAGTTTCTAATCTGCCAGGTTTTTATAGTGGCGCCGTTTCTGTGCAGGATAGTGGCGCTCAATTGGCGGCAAGTTTATTAATACCCAATCCGAGTGATTTGATATTAGATGCCTGTTCTGCGCCTGGTGGAAAAACAGCCCACCTATTGGAGCTCGCAGATTGCCAGATGCTAGCCCTCGAGATTGATGAAATGCGCATTGGGAAAATTAATGGCAATCTAGATCGACTGCGATTGCAGTCTGAAAAAGTAAAAGTGCTTCAAGGTGATGCATCTAAATCTTCATGGTGGGATGGCATCCTTTTCGACAAAATTTTGTTAGATGCGCCATGTTCTGCATCGGGCATAGTAGCCAGACACCCAGATATTCCATTTTTACGGCGTCAGTCTGATATTGCGGCTTTACAAAAGAAGCAGCGCGAAATATTGACCCAAGCATGGCAAATGCTAAAGCCTGAAGGTTTGCTTTTGTATGTAACTTGCTCGGTATTTCCTGAAGAGGGAGAGGACCAAGCGGTTTGGTTTGCGCAGCAGCACGCCAATGCGTTACGATTAGACGCTCCAGGACAGCTTTTACCCACCGAGGTAAACGACGGTTTTTACTATGCTTTGTTTAAGAAAAATGGGCGATGA
- the fmt gene encoding methionyl-tRNA formyltransferase: MKIVFAGTPEFAAQAMRAIEGAGHEIVLALTQPDRRAGRGMHFQASPVKQFALEKNIPVLQPETLKRTVADPQKKIQAEDAYRQLSEIEFDAMVVVAYGLILPQEILDIAERPKRFGSFNIHASLLPRWRGAAPIQRAIEHGDAKTGVCIMQMDAGLDTGDTVMVEELDIASNETSTTLHDRLAALGAKLIVNTLHQLEALGSLPRIPQSAQGITYAEKIAKDEAEIDWGNDAQKIDARIRAFNPFPGATGSIGSLSLKLWNSRIPRNAPSGERASAGQVLGFGDESVFIKCGTGVIEILEMQKPGGKRIPAKLCLQSLSNAGEMPRFQVKENSAP, translated from the coding sequence ATGAAAATCGTTTTTGCTGGCACCCCCGAGTTTGCGGCGCAAGCCATGCGTGCGATTGAGGGAGCTGGTCATGAAATTGTTTTAGCTTTGACGCAGCCTGATCGTCGAGCCGGTAGAGGTATGCATTTTCAAGCAAGCCCAGTAAAGCAATTCGCTTTAGAAAAAAATATTCCCGTTTTGCAACCTGAGACTCTTAAGCGAACCGTTGCAGATCCCCAGAAAAAAATTCAGGCCGAGGATGCGTATAGGCAACTCTCTGAAATCGAGTTTGATGCAATGGTCGTGGTTGCTTACGGTTTGATATTGCCGCAAGAGATTTTGGATATTGCTGAGCGCCCCAAAAGATTTGGAAGTTTTAATATCCATGCTTCGCTTTTGCCGCGATGGCGAGGTGCTGCGCCAATTCAGCGCGCGATTGAGCATGGTGATGCTAAAACGGGCGTGTGCATTATGCAGATGGATGCTGGCTTAGATACTGGCGATACCGTAATGGTTGAAGAGCTTGATATTGCTTCGAATGAAACCAGCACTACTCTGCACGATAGGCTAGCAGCATTGGGCGCGAAGTTAATCGTTAATACGCTACATCAACTTGAAGCCCTTGGCAGCTTGCCTCGAATTCCACAATCAGCGCAAGGAATCACTTACGCTGAAAAGATAGCAAAAGATGAGGCAGAGATTGACTGGGGTAATGATGCGCAGAAAATCGATGCCCGAATCCGGGCATTTAATCCTTTTCCTGGGGCTACTGGCTCGATTGGTAGCTTAAGCCTCAAGCTATGGAATTCTCGTATTCCCAGAAATGCGCCCAGCGGGGAACGAGCTAGCGCGGGACAAGTTCTTGGCTTTGGCGACGAGAGTGTTTTTATAAAGTGCGGCACAGGAGTAATTGAAATTTTAGAAATGCAAAAACCTGGCGGAAAAAGAATTCCAGCGAAATTGTGTTTGCAGAGCTTGAGCAATGCCGGTGAAATGCCGCGCTTTCAAGTTAAAGAAAATTCCGCCCCTTAA
- the def gene encoding peptide deformylase encodes MALLNVLSYPDPRLHKVAKPVAKVDARIKKIVADMAETMYEAPGVGLAATQVDIHERIVVIDVSDDQNELMVFINPEIVWASPEKKTWREGCLSVPEFYDEVERPAQVKVKALDIDGKEFEVDADGLLAVCLQHELDHLQGKVFVEYLSLLKRNRISQKMKKRSKELLGQR; translated from the coding sequence ATGGCTTTATTAAATGTCCTTAGCTATCCTGACCCGCGTTTGCACAAGGTCGCCAAACCCGTGGCGAAGGTAGATGCACGCATTAAAAAGATAGTGGCCGATATGGCTGAAACGATGTATGAGGCACCGGGTGTCGGGCTAGCAGCAACCCAGGTTGACATTCATGAGCGCATTGTTGTCATCGATGTTTCTGATGACCAGAACGAATTGATGGTTTTTATTAATCCTGAAATTGTTTGGGCTAGCCCTGAGAAAAAAACTTGGCGAGAAGGCTGCCTCTCAGTGCCAGAATTTTATGATGAAGTAGAGCGTCCAGCGCAGGTAAAGGTAAAGGCTTTAGATATCGACGGAAAAGAGTTCGAAGTTGATGCGGATGGATTGTTGGCGGTTTGTTTGCAACACGAACTAGATCATTTGCAAGGCAAAGTATTTGTTGAATACCTATCTTTATTGAAACGTAATCGCATTTCACAAAAGATGAAAAAGCGCAGCAAAGAATTGCTTGGTCAGCGCTAA
- the dprA gene encoding DNA-processing protein DprA: MHTLFRKDKNYPPRLNDLFDPPNPLYISGDLGLLKMPMIAIVGSRQASARGLRNAAIFADQLAHAGALIVSGLARGIDGAAHQATLSGPAKRFTAAVCGNGLDVVYPKEHCGLAAKIGQQGLLISELALGTGPKPFHFPRRNRIIAALALGVVVIEAAENSGSLITARIAADLGREVFALPGPAHDPLYAGCHQLIQQGAKLVCKPNEVLEELVFHKNRI, translated from the coding sequence ATGCACACACTGTTCCGAAAGGATAAAAACTATCCGCCCCGCTTAAATGATTTGTTTGACCCTCCCAATCCGCTATATATAAGTGGCGATTTAGGCTTATTAAAAATGCCTATGATTGCTATCGTTGGATCCCGCCAGGCCAGCGCACGCGGCCTTAGGAATGCCGCCATATTCGCGGATCAACTCGCTCATGCTGGCGCTTTAATCGTTTCAGGGCTAGCAAGAGGCATTGATGGCGCAGCTCATCAAGCCACGCTAAGTGGGCCTGCCAAGCGCTTCACTGCAGCGGTGTGCGGAAACGGATTAGATGTTGTTTACCCCAAAGAGCATTGCGGGCTGGCAGCCAAAATTGGTCAACAAGGTTTATTAATTTCTGAATTGGCCCTCGGTACGGGGCCCAAACCCTTTCACTTTCCCAGACGAAATCGAATCATTGCGGCTTTAGCATTAGGGGTTGTTGTAATTGAGGCGGCCGAAAATTCAGGCTCATTGATAACAGCCAGAATTGCCGCAGACCTTGGCAGAGAGGTTTTTGCACTCCCAGGACCCGCGCACGACCCGCTTTATGCAGGCTGCCACCAGCTAATCCAACAAGGCGCCAAGCTAGTCTGCAAGCCCAATGAGGTGCTAGAAGAGCTGGTTTTCCATAAAAACCGCATCTAA